One genomic window of Candidatus Pseudobacter hemicellulosilyticus includes the following:
- a CDS encoding SusF/SusE family outer membrane protein, with product MAVIACIAIFACKKPSFEYDITMKSPVLTTSTDSIALFKGNSANNAVTFIWTNGSNYGTSASITYTLKIAKRGGDFSEAASINMGQSYSKSLSVLQLNALLLDSLNFPVNTLGEIQVRIIDTIHSQPVQLDSSNIVYVKVTPYIPPVTALFITGDATPNGWDYDNPIPMKINPRNPNQFMYNEVLQAGEFEIPVFQGRPDGDFYRPETNHPDITDGKALYAPGTATPPNTNRWLITTPGAYKLTLDVSDPAYLTIKPFTPYAKLWMVGDATPAGWNINTPTPMDATPGNAYEFTYTGALKAGEFKIPVTLGNWSGDFYMPPVNYPDLSNTGLVFVPGGNPDYKWKITTAGDYKVTVNQLHETITIIKQ from the coding sequence ATGGCTGTTATCGCTTGCATTGCCATCTTTGCCTGCAAGAAGCCATCATTCGAATATGATATAACGATGAAGTCGCCCGTCCTGACGACTTCCACCGACTCCATCGCCCTGTTCAAAGGGAACAGCGCCAATAATGCTGTGACCTTCATCTGGACCAATGGTTCCAATTACGGCACCAGCGCTTCCATCACCTATACGCTTAAGATTGCTAAACGGGGTGGCGATTTTTCCGAGGCGGCGAGCATCAATATGGGACAGAGCTATTCAAAATCGCTCAGTGTCCTGCAGCTTAATGCCCTGCTGCTCGACAGCCTGAACTTCCCCGTCAATACTTTAGGCGAGATCCAGGTGAGGATCATTGACACCATTCACTCACAGCCTGTACAGCTGGATTCCAGTAATATCGTGTATGTAAAGGTTACGCCCTATATACCACCTGTTACGGCTTTGTTTATCACAGGGGATGCCACACCCAACGGATGGGATTATGATAACCCCATCCCCATGAAGATCAACCCCAGGAATCCAAACCAGTTCATGTATAATGAAGTGCTGCAGGCCGGGGAATTTGAGATCCCGGTATTTCAAGGAAGACCTGACGGCGATTTTTACAGACCTGAAACCAATCACCCGGACATTACCGATGGTAAAGCGTTGTATGCCCCAGGCACGGCTACGCCTCCCAATACCAACAGGTGGCTGATCACCACACCCGGCGCCTACAAACTGACGCTTGACGTCAGCGATCCTGCCTACCTGACCATTAAACCATTTACTCCTTATGCTAAACTATGGATGGTAGGAGATGCAACGCCCGCCGGTTGGAACATCAATACACCAACACCAATGGATGCTACACCAGGTAACGCTTATGAATTCACTTATACTGGTGCTTTAAAGGCGGGTGAATTTAAAATTCCGGTAACTTTAGGCAATTGGAGCGGCGACTTCTACATGCCGCCGGTGAACTACCCTGATCTCAGCAATACAGGGTTGGTATTTGTTCCCGGAGGTAATCCGGATTACAAATGGAAGATCACTACCGCTGGCGATTATAAGGTTACTGTGAATCAGTTGCATGAAACAATCACTATTATAAAGCAATAA